The Agarilytica rhodophyticola genome has a window encoding:
- a CDS encoding heme lyase CcmF/NrfE family subunit — protein MIPEYGQLCLIFALLLSVCLAIVPLAGTYNGRVVWMSAARSLSAGVFVFVAIAFAILMWSFYVDDFSVRYVAGHSNTLLPTPYKLSAVWGGHEGSLLLWVLMLSGWTLAVSLFSKNLPIDMVARVLSVMGMIAVGFLLFTILTSNPFDRALPNVPPEGSDLNPLLQDFGLIIHPPMLYMGYVGFSVVFAFAIAALLSGRLDSAWARWCRPWTNLAWAFLTIGIALGSWWAYYELGWGGWWFWDPVENASFMPWLVGTALIHTLAMTEKRGSFKNWTLFLAIFTFSLSLLGTFIVRSGVLTSVHAFASDPERGVFILGFLLFVVGGSLVLFAFRAPAVKSTTGFKVLSRESFMLANTILMVVSVSLVLLGTLYPLLAEAIGAGKISVGVPFFNAFFSVFMSMVAVLVGTGIMLNWKKTDFQKIKKWQLIPLVISLWLGTTIPGFIDGPYSIGAAFSIFLGSWVMFASLIDVYRKTQNAATTTAGLTRLSASYYGMIIAHIGFAFTLLGASLNTIYSVQKDVRLTVGNTIEVGSMTYELADVRKERGPNYNANVGEIIVRKGDKTVVVLEPEKRNYLSGGNIMTEASIDAGFFRDVYVALGSQINNTDWEVRIHFKPLVRWIWLGAIFMAIGGIMAIADKRYKKFREKQKIQQQEQHQNGSEEVGLGNLTPAQHQPQQVTQSE, from the coding sequence ATGATACCTGAGTATGGTCAACTGTGTTTGATTTTTGCGCTGCTGCTGTCGGTGTGTCTGGCGATTGTGCCCTTAGCGGGTACCTATAACGGCAGAGTCGTATGGATGTCTGCGGCTCGCTCTCTGTCTGCTGGGGTGTTTGTGTTCGTCGCCATCGCCTTCGCTATATTGATGTGGTCATTCTATGTGGATGATTTTTCTGTACGTTATGTGGCAGGCCATTCTAATACGCTTCTGCCAACCCCTTATAAATTGAGCGCTGTATGGGGTGGGCACGAAGGCTCATTGTTACTTTGGGTGTTAATGCTTTCCGGTTGGACATTAGCCGTAAGTCTATTCAGCAAAAATTTGCCCATTGATATGGTGGCCCGTGTGTTGTCAGTAATGGGCATGATCGCTGTCGGCTTTTTACTTTTTACGATTCTTACTTCTAACCCCTTTGATCGCGCTTTGCCCAATGTGCCACCAGAAGGTTCAGACCTTAACCCCTTGTTACAAGACTTCGGCTTAATTATTCACCCGCCCATGTTGTACATGGGCTACGTGGGCTTTTCTGTGGTGTTTGCATTTGCGATTGCCGCACTATTGTCTGGACGTTTAGATAGTGCTTGGGCGCGTTGGTGCCGCCCATGGACAAACTTAGCCTGGGCCTTTTTGACCATTGGCATCGCCCTGGGAAGTTGGTGGGCCTATTACGAATTAGGTTGGGGGGGCTGGTGGTTTTGGGATCCCGTTGAAAACGCATCGTTTATGCCTTGGCTTGTAGGTACGGCCCTTATTCACACGCTGGCTATGACGGAAAAAAGGGGCTCCTTTAAAAACTGGACGTTGTTTTTGGCGATTTTCACTTTCTCACTGAGTTTGCTTGGCACCTTTATCGTTCGATCCGGTGTTTTGACCTCTGTTCACGCCTTTGCTTCCGATCCGGAACGAGGTGTATTTATCTTAGGCTTTTTACTCTTTGTCGTGGGTGGCTCACTGGTGTTATTCGCATTTAGAGCGCCAGCCGTGAAAAGTACCACGGGCTTTAAAGTGCTTTCGCGTGAGAGTTTTATGTTGGCTAACACTATTTTAATGGTGGTGTCAGTCAGCTTAGTACTGTTGGGAACTCTCTATCCTTTGTTGGCCGAAGCTATTGGCGCAGGTAAAATCTCTGTGGGTGTGCCTTTCTTTAATGCTTTCTTTTCTGTTTTCATGTCTATGGTGGCGGTACTGGTGGGTACCGGCATTATGCTGAACTGGAAGAAAACTGACTTTCAGAAAATAAAGAAATGGCAATTGATCCCATTGGTTATTAGTTTGTGGTTGGGAACAACAATCCCTGGCTTTATCGACGGGCCATACTCGATTGGCGCTGCATTCTCCATATTCTTAGGCTCATGGGTAATGTTTGCAAGCCTAATCGATGTTTATCGTAAAACCCAAAATGCTGCCACAACAACTGCTGGTTTAACGCGTTTATCTGCCAGTTACTACGGCATGATTATCGCCCACATAGGCTTTGCTTTTACGTTGTTAGGTGCATCACTTAATACTATTTACAGTGTTCAGAAAGATGTTCGCTTGACCGTTGGCAATACTATAGAAGTGGGCAGTATGACTTATGAATTAGCCGATGTACGCAAAGAACGCGGCCCTAATTACAATGCCAATGTGGGTGAGATTATTGTTCGCAAGGGTGATAAGACGGTGGTGGTGTTAGAACCAGAAAAACGCAATTACCTGTCTGGTGGTAATATTATGACGGAAGCCTCTATCGATGCGGGCTTTTTCCGTGATGTTTACGTAGCTCTCGGCAGCCAGATAAACAATACAGACTGGGAGGTGCGTATCCACTTTAAACCGCTTGTGCGATGGATATGGCTAGGTGCTATTTTTATGGCAATCGGCGGCATAATGGCAATTGCTGATAAGCGCTATAAAAAGTTTCGTGAGAAGCAAAAAATACAGCAGCAAGAACAACACCAGAATGGCTCAGAAGAAGTAGGGCTGGGAAACCTGACACCGGCACAACACCAGCCACAGCAAGTGACACAAAGCGAGTAA
- the ccmE gene encoding cytochrome c maturation protein CcmE yields MHPLRKQRLFTVLFIILASSAGVGLVVYALSENMNLFYPPSKIISGEAPFDKTIRAGGCVVPGSIVRDQHSLKVNFDVTDGNKSLTVSYEGILPDLFAEGEAAVLTGQWQQDQVFKASKVLAKHDETYTPREVADSVNTGDAEGGEYQNHSATCEVLTYDT; encoded by the coding sequence ATGCATCCGCTGAGGAAACAACGTCTCTTTACTGTATTGTTTATTATATTAGCCAGCTCTGCTGGCGTAGGCTTGGTGGTATATGCACTGAGCGAAAATATGAATTTGTTCTATCCGCCGTCGAAAATTATTTCTGGTGAAGCACCGTTTGATAAAACGATTCGTGCCGGTGGCTGTGTGGTACCGGGGTCGATTGTGCGAGATCAACATTCCCTTAAAGTGAATTTTGATGTGACTGATGGTAATAAGTCATTGACGGTGAGTTACGAAGGCATTTTGCCCGACTTGTTTGCCGAGGGGGAAGCAGCAGTGCTGACCGGCCAGTGGCAACAAGACCAGGTTTTTAAGGCATCAAAAGTGTTAGCTAAACATGATGAAACCTATACCCCAAGAGAAGTCGCTGACAGTGTTAATACTGGAGACGCTGAAGGTGGTGAATACCAGAATCATTCTGCCACTTGTGAGGTATTAACTTATGATACCTGA
- the ccmD gene encoding heme exporter protein CcmD, translating into MEFQFGSLQEFLFMEGHGPYVWAAYIITLIGIGGLALKAKLARKSFFAMQSSIAKRNSQSAPEPMATR; encoded by the coding sequence ATGGAATTTCAATTTGGATCACTACAGGAGTTTCTATTTATGGAAGGTCATGGTCCTTATGTGTGGGCCGCTTATATCATTACATTAATAGGCATTGGTGGTCTTGCGCTAAAGGCGAAGTTAGCGCGCAAAAGTTTTTTTGCTATGCAGTCATCGATTGCTAAACGAAATTCACAGTCTGCGCCAGAACCAATGGCAACGAGGTAA
- a CDS encoding heme ABC transporter permease, with amino-acid sequence MGWQWFHRLGSPRWFYEKTDSWMPWLFSLVFVLLAVGLVWGLGYAPADFKQGNSYRIIFIHVPASIVAMAGYYIMAICGAVGLIWRMKLAFMMMKSAAPIGAVLTFISLITGSIWGKPTWGTWWEWDARITSVLVLFFLYLGIIALQEAYRNQDAADKTSAILALVGMVNIPIIYKSVDWWYTLHQPATLKLTEESTISASMAYPLIWMIVAFYVAYVTLLLAYGRLEVLKRERKTRWVESLILTSTQEK; translated from the coding sequence GTGGGTTGGCAATGGTTTCATAGGCTGGGTAGTCCCAGATGGTTTTATGAGAAAACAGATAGCTGGATGCCCTGGCTGTTTAGCCTCGTCTTTGTGCTGCTGGCAGTTGGCCTAGTTTGGGGCCTTGGCTACGCGCCGGCAGATTTTAAGCAGGGCAATAGTTATAGAATTATTTTCATTCATGTGCCTGCGTCAATTGTCGCTATGGCAGGCTACTATATAATGGCAATATGTGGCGCCGTCGGTCTTATATGGCGCATGAAATTGGCGTTTATGATGATGAAATCCGCGGCACCTATTGGCGCCGTATTGACCTTTATATCTTTGATTACAGGGTCAATATGGGGTAAACCTACCTGGGGTACTTGGTGGGAATGGGATGCGCGTATTACTTCAGTGTTGGTTTTGTTTTTTCTCTACTTAGGGATCATTGCCTTGCAAGAGGCCTATCGCAACCAGGATGCGGCAGATAAGACGAGTGCTATTTTAGCCCTTGTAGGAATGGTAAACATTCCGATTATCTATAAATCGGTGGACTGGTGGTATACCTTGCATCAACCTGCAACCTTGAAACTTACTGAAGAATCGACAATCTCAGCAAGTATGGCGTATCCACTGATTTGGATGATTGTGGCGTTCTATGTCGCTTACGTAACACTTTTATTGGCATATGGACGATTAGAGGTACTCAAGCGAGAACGCAAAACTCGTTGGGTAGAAAGCTTAATACTCACTTCAACGCAGGAGAAGTAG
- the ccmB gene encoding heme exporter protein CcmB, whose amino-acid sequence MSSPSGLPRLPGLIEAFNTTFKKEIIIGFRNRGDLANPLIFFLCIIVFVPLGISPDGKVLVGLAPGMIWIVALLATLLSLDRIFQSDFEDGSLEQMIVSGQSLYWMVIAKVLVHWFMTGLPLTLLAPLLGVMMSLPEEGYLPLMVSLFLGTGSLSLIGSIGAALTVALRRGGLLLSLIIMPLYVPVLIFGSAVVRNAIDNSPIVGQTAILGAFLILSLVLAPLAAAGALKISING is encoded by the coding sequence ATGAGTTCACCTTCAGGGTTGCCACGCTTGCCGGGATTAATAGAAGCGTTTAATACTACCTTTAAAAAAGAGATTATCATTGGCTTTCGCAATCGAGGGGATTTAGCCAACCCTCTAATATTTTTTCTTTGTATTATCGTATTTGTGCCATTGGGTATAAGTCCTGATGGTAAAGTACTGGTAGGCTTGGCACCGGGCATGATATGGATTGTTGCTTTGCTCGCAACTTTGTTGTCGCTCGACCGTATTTTTCAAAGTGATTTTGAAGATGGCAGCCTTGAGCAAATGATTGTTAGTGGCCAATCTTTATACTGGATGGTGATTGCTAAGGTACTCGTGCACTGGTTTATGACGGGCTTACCACTGACTTTATTGGCGCCTTTACTGGGAGTGATGATGTCCTTGCCCGAGGAAGGCTATCTGCCATTAATGGTGTCGTTGTTTTTAGGAACTGGCAGTCTCAGTTTGATTGGTTCCATAGGTGCTGCACTCACAGTGGCGTTGCGTCGGGGAGGTTTGTTGCTGTCGCTTATCATTATGCCCCTGTATGTGCCTGTACTGATTTTTGGTTCGGCTGTGGTCAGGAATGCTATCGATAATTCACCGATTGTGGGCCAAACAGCTATATTGGGCGCATTTTTAATTTTGTCATTGGTGTTGGCGCCGCTAGCGGCGGCTGGCGCACTTAAAATTAGTATTAACGGATAA
- the ccmA gene encoding cytochrome c biogenesis heme-transporting ATPase CcmA, with protein sequence MTLALSLNNIACEIDDRVLFSNLTVQFNSGDLVQIVGPNGAGKTTLLRILTGISSNYEGQLSWCGHPVPSYEFYSSLLYLGHLTGAKASLTPLENLSWYFGLNGSKAPGGDESVANAAAPITQASILQALEAVGLGGYENVPGFQMSAGQQRRIALARLYLSKAPLWILDEPFTAIDKLGVANLEKHFNKHREQGGIVILTTHQSLSYAEPKMVDLADYAGGELWRGELWGGER encoded by the coding sequence GTGACGTTAGCGTTGAGCTTGAATAATATTGCATGTGAAATAGACGATCGTGTGTTGTTTTCCAATTTGACAGTCCAGTTTAACTCGGGAGACTTAGTTCAGATTGTAGGCCCTAATGGTGCGGGCAAAACCACTTTGCTACGCATTTTGACTGGTATTTCCAGTAACTACGAGGGGCAATTAAGTTGGTGTGGGCATCCTGTTCCCAGCTATGAGTTTTATTCTTCGCTGCTATATCTTGGACATTTGACCGGGGCGAAAGCGTCGCTCACGCCGCTAGAAAATTTATCTTGGTATTTTGGCTTAAATGGAAGCAAAGCCCCAGGCGGTGATGAAAGTGTGGCTAATGCTGCAGCACCTATAACGCAAGCGTCTATCTTGCAAGCGCTTGAGGCTGTGGGGCTCGGAGGCTATGAAAATGTGCCTGGGTTTCAGATGTCCGCCGGGCAGCAGCGTCGTATTGCACTGGCTCGCTTGTATCTTTCTAAGGCGCCGCTGTGGATATTGGATGAGCCTTTTACTGCTATCGATAAGTTGGGTGTGGCCAACTTGGAGAAGCACTTTAATAAGCACAGAGAGCAGGGTGGAATTGTTATTTTGACAACTCATCAGTCCCTCAGCTATGCCGAGCCTAAAATGGTCGATTTAGCGGACTATGCGGGCGGTGAGCTATGGAGAGGAGAGTTATGGGGAGGTGAGAGATGA
- a CDS encoding EscU/YscU/HrcU family type III secretion system export apparatus switch protein, with the protein MFSDEELKQAVALFYDGNQAPTIAAKGEGLQAEEIIRIAQENNVPLCDNAPLVDLLSQLELGDEIPEGLYIAVAHIIAFAHKLRLEVLGEEDSLEHS; encoded by the coding sequence ATGTTTTCAGACGAAGAGTTAAAACAAGCCGTAGCACTTTTCTATGACGGCAACCAAGCACCGACCATTGCAGCCAAAGGAGAAGGTCTTCAGGCAGAGGAAATCATTCGAATTGCACAAGAAAATAACGTCCCCTTGTGCGATAATGCCCCGCTGGTTGACTTACTATCACAGCTTGAACTGGGGGATGAAATCCCCGAAGGCTTATATATTGCTGTAGCTCATATTATCGCTTTTGCTCATAAACTGCGACTTGAAGTGTTAGGTGAAGAAGATAGCCTAGAGCATTCATAA
- a CDS encoding acyltransferase family protein, whose amino-acid sequence MKVQRYSELDWLRVILILAVFLHHVFMPFNGDKWHVMNTQSSKLLDDIMVYFEQLRLPTLFFIAGAGSLLLLKKTKTRTFIISKFHRLFIPLIVGMMLIVPPQNYYENVNEYTGIIDAYKHLFFSFDANHLWFIEFLIVFMLLAIPAKSALNSQAGCIVINKLEQLVVSSKHGLFSLVLIISLFRCSLKLLMPSEDNGVDNLSVSIFFLLFFMAGMSFMSKPKIWEQLSINRSVNLKWFIFSSIVFYSYYFMPDMSDYVPLVIRWQLWWLVCTLVSWSGLLAMIGYASALCTKTPTWLHTANELIYPFYILHQTIIVALAFYIVQWDKGIAIKSITLLLSTFLVCSFLCYFFVKPVSFFRYLFGLKPQNASIKN is encoded by the coding sequence ATGAAAGTACAAAGGTATTCAGAATTAGATTGGTTGAGAGTCATTTTAATCCTGGCGGTATTTTTACATCATGTGTTCATGCCATTTAATGGCGATAAGTGGCATGTAATGAATACACAGTCGAGTAAATTGCTTGATGATATTATGGTGTACTTCGAGCAACTAAGATTACCGACACTCTTCTTTATTGCGGGAGCAGGCAGCCTACTTTTATTAAAGAAAACTAAAACAAGAACATTCATCATCAGTAAATTTCATCGCCTTTTTATTCCTCTTATTGTTGGCATGATGCTTATAGTACCGCCTCAAAACTACTATGAAAATGTCAACGAGTATACCGGTATAATCGATGCTTATAAGCACTTATTTTTCTCGTTTGACGCTAATCACCTTTGGTTTATTGAGTTTCTTATAGTGTTTATGCTGTTAGCCATACCAGCTAAATCAGCACTCAACAGCCAGGCAGGCTGTATTGTTATTAATAAGCTTGAACAATTAGTCGTATCGTCTAAACACGGACTGTTCTCACTTGTGCTTATTATCTCGCTATTTCGTTGTAGCCTTAAGCTACTTATGCCCTCTGAAGACAATGGGGTGGACAACTTATCGGTTTCAATATTCTTCTTATTATTTTTTATGGCCGGCATGAGCTTCATGAGTAAGCCTAAGATATGGGAGCAATTATCGATTAACCGATCAGTCAATTTAAAATGGTTTATATTCAGCTCCATTGTTTTTTATAGTTACTATTTCATGCCGGATATGAGTGACTATGTTCCACTGGTAATACGTTGGCAGTTATGGTGGTTGGTTTGCACACTTGTATCCTGGTCCGGATTATTGGCAATGATCGGATATGCGAGTGCACTATGCACAAAAACACCCACATGGCTGCATACAGCGAATGAGTTAATTTATCCATTTTATATATTGCATCAAACGATTATTGTTGCGTTGGCCTTTTATATCGTGCAATGGGATAAAGGTATCGCAATAAAGTCAATAACTCTATTGTTGAGTACATTCTTAGTTTGTAGTTTCTTATGTTACTTTTTTGTAAAGCCCGTAAGCTTTTTCCGTTATCTATTTGGTTTAAAGCCCCAAAATGCGTCTATAAAAAATTAG
- the msrA gene encoding peptide-methionine (S)-S-oxide reductase MsrA, producing MLTNKAQMPSAETALDGRQEALVISDKHFVLDSNMKAPFPDDTSSVLLGMGCFWGAERRIWQQQGVHTTAAVYAGGFTPNPTYEEVCSGMTGHTEAVLTVYKNSPEALENILKVFWESHDPTQGMRQGNDLGTQYRSAIYVFNEEQKDVAQKSLASYQDALKASGLGAISTEIKVVDTFYYAEEYHQQYLAKNPNGYCGIGGTGVCFID from the coding sequence ATGTTAACGAATAAAGCACAAATGCCTAGCGCAGAGACTGCGCTTGATGGAAGACAAGAAGCACTAGTAATATCGGATAAGCATTTTGTATTGGATAGCAATATGAAAGCCCCATTTCCCGATGATACTTCCTCAGTTCTATTAGGTATGGGGTGTTTTTGGGGGGCAGAACGACGCATATGGCAACAACAGGGTGTTCATACCACCGCGGCCGTTTATGCTGGCGGTTTTACTCCTAACCCGACCTATGAAGAGGTATGTAGTGGTATGACAGGTCATACCGAAGCGGTGCTTACAGTGTATAAAAATTCTCCAGAAGCGCTTGAAAATATACTCAAAGTTTTCTGGGAATCGCACGATCCAACTCAAGGAATGCGTCAGGGGAATGACTTGGGCACACAGTATCGCTCGGCAATTTATGTATTTAATGAAGAGCAAAAAGATGTGGCGCAGAAATCTTTGGCCTCCTATCAAGACGCACTTAAAGCTTCAGGACTTGGAGCTATTTCGACCGAGATAAAAGTGGTCGATACTTTCTATTATGCCGAAGAGTACCACCAGCAATACTTGGCTAAGAACCCTAATGGTTATTGCGGTATTGGAGGGACGGGTGTGTGTTTTATTGATTAA
- a CDS encoding class I SAM-dependent methyltransferase encodes MISDKWERRAFGLRILKNGHPDIRKLRKQAENIPSIHGNKFWKSTFLLMDYLTEFPPDKKAKVLEIGCGWGLAGIFCAKEFNAKVVSLDADDAVFPYLEYHALINGVKAKTWKCRYENVRKEDLMDFDLVIGADICFWDSMVKPLYNLTKRAHSVGTRVVMTDPGRPTFREMSERAMNKLNAHYDNWVTPHPHNATGLVLDMDPD; translated from the coding sequence TTGATCAGTGATAAATGGGAGAGGCGTGCTTTTGGCCTGAGGATACTAAAAAACGGTCATCCAGATATTAGGAAGCTGCGTAAGCAAGCAGAGAATATTCCATCGATTCATGGCAATAAGTTTTGGAAATCAACGTTCTTACTTATGGATTACCTTACCGAGTTTCCGCCTGATAAAAAAGCGAAGGTCTTGGAAATAGGCTGTGGTTGGGGCTTGGCTGGTATTTTTTGTGCAAAGGAGTTTAATGCAAAAGTAGTATCGTTGGATGCCGATGATGCTGTATTTCCTTACTTGGAATATCACGCACTTATTAATGGTGTTAAAGCTAAGACGTGGAAGTGCCGTTATGAAAATGTGCGCAAGGAAGACCTAATGGATTTCGATCTTGTTATTGGAGCGGATATTTGTTTTTGGGATTCCATGGTAAAGCCCTTATATAACCTAACTAAGCGTGCTCATTCGGTCGGTACTCGAGTGGTGATGACAGATCCAGGTCGTCCTACTTTTCGAGAAATGTCTGAGCGAGCGATGAACAAACTTAATGCGCATTATGATAATTGGGTAACCCCGCATCCACATAATGCCACTGGCCTAGTATTAGATATGGACCCTGATTAG
- a CDS encoding Ppx/GppA phosphatase family protein, which translates to MMQCESPYFAAIDLGSNSFHMLIVRINDNDKIETIDREKQMVQIARGLTSEGILDDNAQQRALECLHRFAERLRDIPPQQIRVVGTKTLRAANNSDKFLTQAEQVIGAKIQIISGYEEARLVYAGLANSISENDQRLVVDIGGGSTEFVIGTSHDPTHLESLALGCVSFTEKYIAHNGGVNKGNMRKAYYEACTELEEIRKNYLKAGWKTAYGTSGTMKAVAEILVEKDGGAVITRASLDKLVEETINNGKIIATNVTKLRRDVLPAGLAILQAIFEQLKLEKIHVASASLKEGLIYDTIGRYSDHDSRVETVKKLKAQYNIDEDQAQRVSTTAGRFWSQIERANLPGVSRTKILYWASQLHEIGLNISHSGYHHHGHYILRHSDLAGFGRYEQYILATLVRLHRKKPHENKIEGLDGTAREAFVPLLVCLRIAALLHRRREDIDDTPALKETYDGFHLSFSKDWLSNHPLTMAGLTQEQSYLKNIGVVLTIDS; encoded by the coding sequence ATGATGCAATGTGAATCTCCTTATTTTGCGGCCATTGATTTGGGCTCCAACAGCTTTCATATGTTAATCGTTCGGATTAATGACAACGATAAAATAGAAACTATTGATCGCGAAAAACAAATGGTGCAAATTGCTCGCGGCTTAACATCAGAAGGGATACTTGACGATAATGCACAGCAACGCGCTTTAGAATGCTTGCACCGCTTTGCAGAACGTCTAAGAGATATTCCCCCTCAACAAATTCGTGTGGTGGGAACCAAAACATTGCGTGCGGCGAATAATTCAGACAAGTTTCTCACTCAGGCCGAACAAGTTATTGGGGCTAAAATTCAAATCATATCGGGTTATGAAGAAGCTCGCTTAGTCTACGCGGGTCTCGCTAACTCCATTAGTGAAAATGATCAAAGGCTGGTCGTTGATATAGGTGGCGGCAGTACCGAATTTGTTATCGGCACAAGCCACGATCCAACCCATCTAGAAAGCCTAGCCTTGGGATGTGTGTCCTTTACCGAAAAATATATTGCTCACAACGGTGGTGTTAACAAAGGCAACATGCGTAAGGCATATTATGAAGCGTGTACAGAACTAGAAGAAATTCGCAAAAATTATCTTAAAGCTGGCTGGAAAACCGCCTATGGTACATCTGGCACGATGAAGGCTGTTGCCGAAATACTGGTAGAAAAAGATGGCGGTGCTGTCATTACCCGTGCATCTCTTGACAAGTTAGTAGAAGAAACCATCAACAATGGCAAAATCATAGCCACTAATGTGACCAAGCTGCGACGAGATGTACTGCCCGCTGGCCTCGCTATTTTGCAGGCAATTTTCGAGCAGCTAAAACTTGAAAAAATCCATGTGGCATCTGCAAGTCTCAAGGAGGGTTTGATTTATGACACCATTGGGCGCTACAGCGACCACGACTCGCGGGTGGAAACAGTAAAAAAACTCAAGGCACAATACAATATTGATGAAGACCAAGCTCAGCGAGTCAGCACTACCGCCGGCCGTTTTTGGTCGCAAATTGAGCGCGCCAACTTGCCGGGAGTATCTCGCACAAAAATACTATATTGGGCGTCACAACTGCACGAAATCGGACTCAATATTTCTCATTCTGGCTACCATCATCACGGTCACTACATTCTTAGACACAGTGACCTTGCAGGGTTTGGCCGTTACGAGCAATATATCTTAGCCACTTTGGTGAGACTGCACAGGAAAAAACCTCACGAGAACAAAATAGAGGGACTAGACGGCACTGCCCGAGAAGCCTTTGTACCGCTGCTGGTTTGCCTGCGAATCGCGGCGTTGCTGCATCGCCGAAGAGAAGATATAGATGATACGCCAGCGCTTAAAGAAACCTATGATGGTTTTCATCTGTCTTTTTCCAAAGATTGGCTCAGCAATCATCCATTAACTATGGCAGGTTTAACACAGGAACAGAGCTACCTTAAAAATATTGGCGTCGTATTAACTATAGACTCCTAA
- a CDS encoding DnaJ domain-containing protein, producing MIRLILAIAVLFTLYWAYKRWLKLPPEKRKNAIIQGLIYTALGFCIIAIFTGRLHWFGAILGGALALARFSMRAFFGSLSVFKFLGRSSIFSNPVFKTPFVEVQVNLQNGNISGQIISGLYEGTAINTLTTEQLKELEHYYQERDKRSYYLVRVLQQRAGQQFTQDNNYASVGDPSVEEAQQILGLSKGANKKDIIKAHRSLMQKLHPDRGGNDYLASRVNIAKEILLKHLE from the coding sequence ATGATACGCCTTATTCTAGCCATCGCCGTTTTATTTACACTTTACTGGGCGTATAAGCGTTGGCTTAAGCTGCCACCTGAAAAACGCAAAAATGCCATTATTCAAGGGCTAATATACACTGCACTGGGCTTTTGTATTATAGCTATTTTTACTGGGCGCCTACATTGGTTTGGCGCTATATTGGGCGGCGCCCTCGCCTTAGCAAGATTCAGCATGCGGGCATTTTTTGGCTCCTTATCGGTGTTTAAATTTTTGGGCCGCAGTAGTATTTTTTCCAATCCAGTTTTTAAAACCCCCTTCGTGGAGGTACAAGTCAACCTTCAAAATGGTAATATTAGCGGGCAAATTATCAGTGGCCTTTATGAAGGCACAGCAATTAATACCCTTACAACTGAACAATTAAAAGAACTTGAACACTATTATCAAGAGCGTGATAAACGCTCCTACTATCTTGTGCGAGTGTTACAACAGCGCGCTGGACAACAGTTTACACAGGATAATAATTACGCAAGTGTCGGCGACCCTTCTGTAGAAGAAGCACAACAGATCCTTGGGCTTTCAAAAGGGGCCAATAAAAAGGATATTATTAAGGCGCACCGCTCCCTTATGCAAAAGCTGCATCCCGACCGAGGTGGCAATGATTACTTAGCATCCAGAGTCAATATTGCCAAAGAGATATTGCTCAAACATCTCGAATAA